A genomic segment from Gadus morhua chromosome 4, gadMor3.0, whole genome shotgun sequence encodes:
- the LOC115542741 gene encoding uncharacterized protein LOC115542741 translates to MMKSVALLCLLAIALLASEPAWAKRGSSSGGSRTSSASRTKTQSGNQKPSRSPSTPNRNQPNPYPAGGSYPHPPPKQKPAPGSYPGGGSYPGGGSYPKQNPGRANPAGQPNQNPAGGYPNQNPAGGYPNQNPAGGYPNQNPGRANPGYPNQNPAGGYPNQYPGRANPGYPNQNPGGYPAAGGYPNQNPARGYPPQYPGGGGYPVAGGYPGGYPVRGAGGAGGQGWGQPGGYPGGGGYGGAGGYPGGGGGYAGGGAGGYPNWNPNNKILSPRYGGGGYGGGGGHGMGGGSPFSHSVQNNGFNPSQQSRGFAKKAMMAAGVGAVAGMAVGYGLGRFPRPHFNFRNPEEERNYNSYMYRRYGTNSTDEVDYGRDYAYKPPPRAQTYDSFMATCMKRTDLLQEKTPGPQSDEDLVGIEAIGYPALIDQVKTRICVENYMEYSAAFLKKAEPEQRSDPRPGGRAPQNAGGQQLPASLLMLLCSVFVLH, encoded by the coding sequence ATGATGAAGAGTGTGGCGCTTCTGTGTCTGCTAGCCATTGCTCTTCTGGCCTCTGAGCCCGCATGGGCTaagaggggcagcagcagcggcggatCAAGGACCTCATCCGCAAGCCGAACAAAAACGCAGTCTGGAAACCAAAAACCAAGTCGATCGCCTTCGACTCCCAATAGAAACCAACCCAACCCATATCCGGCCGGTGGGAGctaccctcacccccctcccaaacAGAAGCCAGCTCCTGGGAGTTACCCCGGGGGTGGCAGTTACCCTGGTGGAGGTAGTTACCCTAAACAGAACCCAGGAAGAGCCAATCCCGCGGGCCAGCCTAACCAGAACCCTGCTGGTGGATACCCCAACCAGAACCCAGCTGGTGGATACCCCAACCAGAACCCAGCTGGTGGATACCCCAACCAGAACCCAGGCAGGGCCAACCCGGGCTATCCCAACCAGAACCCTGCTGGTGGATACCCCAACCAGTACCCGGGCAGGGCCAACCCAGGCTATCCCAACCAGAACCCTGGTGGATACCCAGCCGCTGGGGGTTACCCTAACCAGAACCCGGCCCGAGGGTATCCACCCCAGTACCCAGGCGGCGGCGGGTACCCAGTGGCCGGGGGCTACCCAGGAGGGTACCCGGTCCgaggggctggaggggctggaggacaAGGATGGGGTCAACCCGGTGGATATCCGGGCGGCGGTGGGTACGGCGGAGCAGGAGGGTAccccggtggtggaggggggtacgcaggaggaggagcaggcggcTACCCCAACTGGAACCCCAACAATAAGATCCTCAGTCCCCGGTACGGCGGAGGAGGgtacggcggcggcgggggacaCGGCATGGGAGGGGGCTCCCCGTTCTCGCACTCTGTCCAGAACAACGGCTTCAACCCGTCGCAGCAGTCCAGGGGCTTCGCCAAGAAGGCCATGATGGCGGCCGGCGTGGGGGCCGTGGCCGGCATGGCGGTGGGCTACGGCCTCGGGCGTTTCCCCCGGCCCCACTTCAACTTCCGCAacccggaggaggagaggaactaCAACAGCTACATGTACCGCCGCTACGGCACCAACTCCACGGACGAGGTGGACTACGGCCGCGACTACGCCTACAAGCCGCCGCCCCGCGCCCAGACCTACGACAGCTTCATGGCCACCTGCATGAAGCGCACGGACCTCCTGCAGGAGAAGACCCCCGGCCCGCAGTCTGACGAGGACCTGGTGGGCATCGAGGCCATCGGGTACCCGGCGCTGATCGATCAGGTGAAGACCCGGATCTGCGTGGAGAACTACATGGAGTACTCCGCGGCGTTCCTGAAGAAGGCCGAGCCGGAGCAGCGCTCGGATCCCCGTCCCGGAGGCAGGGCGCCGCAGAACGCAGGAGGGCAGCAGCTGCCCGCCTCGCTCCTCATGCTGCTGTGCAGCGTCTTCGTCCTGCACTGA
- the pptc7b gene encoding protein phosphatase PTC7 homolog → MLSVLSYGRLVARAVLGGLSQTDGRDYSLVTASYGFGKDFRKGILKKGMCYGDDACFIARHKAADVLGVADGVGGWRDYGVDPSQFSATLMRTCERLVKEGRFVPSQPVGILTSGYYELLQNKVPLLGSSTACIVVLDRRSHQLHTCNLGDSGFLVVRGGEVVHRSDEQQHYFNTPFQLSIAPPGVEGVVLSDSPDAADSASFDVQLGDIILTATDGLFDNMPDYMILRELKKLKTTNYDSVLQTAESIAKQAHDLAYDPNYMSPFAQFACDNGLNVRGGKPDDITVLLSIVAEYTD, encoded by the exons ATGTTGTCTGTATTATCGTATGGGAGACTGGTGGCCAGGGCGGTCCTTGGAGGACTCTCTCAAACCGACGGTCGAGATTACAGTTTGGTCACCGCGAGTTATGGGTTCGGAAAGGACTTCCGTAAGGGGATCCTGAAGAAAGGGATGTGCTACGGGGACGACGCCTGCTTCATAGCGCGGCACAAAGCGGCCGATGTGTTGg GTGTGGCAGATGGCGTCGGGGGTTGGCGTGACTACGGCGTGGACCCCTCCCAGTTCTCCGCCACCCTGATGCGGACTTGCGAGCGGCTGGTAAAGGAGGGGCGCTTCGTGCCCAGCCAGCCCGTGGGCATCCTCACCTCGGGGTACTACGAGCTCCTGCAGAACAAAGTCCCGCTGTTAG GCAGCAGCACGGCCTGCATCGTGGTTCTGGACCGGCGGAGCCACCAGCTCCACACGTGTAACCTGGGCGACTCGGGCTTCCTGGTGGTGCGGGGTGGCGAGGTGGTGCACCGGTCGGACGAGCAGCAGCACTACTTCAACACCCCCTTCCAGCTCTCCATCGCCCCccctggggtggagggggtggtgctcAGCGACAG CCCCGACGCTGCTGACAGCGCCTCCTTCGACGTGCAGCTGGGCGACATCATCCTGACGGCCACCGACGGCCTCTTCGACAACATGCCCGACTACATGATCCTACGGGAGCTCAAGAAGCTCAAG acCACAAACTACGACAGCGTCCTGCAGACGGCAGAAAGCATCGCCAAGCAAGCGCACGACCTCGCCTACGACCCCAACTACATGTCCCCGTTTGCACAGTTCGCCTGCGACAACGGACTGAATGTGCGAG GTGGGAAGCCAGATGACATCACGGTGCTGCTGTCCATTGTTGCAGAATACACAGACtga